The Eriocheir sinensis breed Jianghai 21 chromosome 4, ASM2467909v1, whole genome shotgun sequence genome has a segment encoding these proteins:
- the LOC126980255 gene encoding uncharacterized protein LOC126980255 isoform X1, translating to MGATGTHDDSKGTHDTVNDDTGATGTHDTMNDDTGATGTHDDSKGTHDTVNDDTGATGTHDDSKGTHDTVNDDTGATGTHDDSKGTHDTVNDDTGATGTHDDSKGTHDTVNDDTGATGTHDTVNDDTGTTGTHDTGVHNDLKDTHDTVMHDTGSTGTQDTGTQTEVHGDTEVHEITSTGSHGEETHMNTHTGTHEGNIHSGFTGTHSTHTGTHISMHSTGTHRIGAHRSMNTGAHEGNTYSTHTGTHAATGPHASTGATQGWWDLIDPRKEGEERRTEEEDYHDHHFRSGLGPQEEEEEAVKYDGPGLLVDVVEVGGGEVEVGGGEVEEGGRFRGSIILTSLEDSSSTSSNESK from the exons ATGGGTGCCACAGGTACACACGACGATTCTAAAGGTACACACGACACTGTGAATGACGACACGGGTGCCACAG GTACACACGACACTATGAATGACGACACGGGTGCCACAGGTACACACGACGATTCCAAAG GTACACACGACACTGTGAATGACGACACGGGTGCCACAGGTACACACGACGATTCCAAAGGTACACACGACACTGTGAATGACGACACGGGTGCCACAGGTACACACGACGATTCCAAAGGTACACACGACACTGTGAATGACGACACGGGTGCCACAGGTACACACGACGATTCCAAAGGTACACACGACACTGTGAATGACGACACGGGTGCCACAGGTACACACGACACTGTGAATGACGACACGGGCACCACAGGTACACACGACACAGGTGTACACAATGATCTCAAAGATACACACGACACTGTTATGCACGACACGGGTAGCACAGGTACACAAGACACAGGTACACAGACAGAGGTGCATGGCGATACAGAGGTGCATGAGATTACCTCCACTGGTTCACACGGCGAAGAAACACACATGAAcacgcacacaggtacacacgaAGGAAACATACACAGCGGGTTCACAGGTACACACAGcacgcacacaggtacacacataaGCATGCACAGCACAGGTACACACAGAATTGGTGCACACAGAAGTATGAACACAGGTGCACATGAAGGGAACACATACAGcacgcacacaggtacacacgcCGCTACAGGGCCACACGCTTCCACAGGTGCTACACAGGGTTGGTGGGACCTGATCGACCcaaggaaagaaggtgaagagagaagaacggaggaggaag attaccacgaccaccactttCGCTCAGGCCTCggaccacaagaagaagaagaggaagccgtGAAGTATGATGGGCCAGGATTgttggtggatgtggtggaggtaggtggaggagaggtggaggtaggaggaggagaggtggaggagggaggaaggttcaGGGGCAGCATCATTCTGACCTCCCTTGAAGACTCGTCCTCCACGTCCTCcaatgaaagtaaataa
- the LOC126980255 gene encoding filaggrin-2-like isoform X37, with translation MGATGTHDDSKGTHDTVNDDMGATGTHDDSKGTHDTVNDDTGATGTHDDSKGTHDTVNDDTGATGTHDDSKGTHDTVNDDTGATGTHDTVNDDTGTTGTHDTGVHNDLKDTHDTVMHDTGSTGTQDTGTQTEVHGDTEVHEITSTGSHGEETHMNTHTGTHEGNIHSGFTGTHSTHTGTHISMHSTGTHRIGAHRSMNTGAHEGNTYSTHTGTHAATGPHASTGATQGWWDLIDPRKEGEERRTEEEDYHDHHFRSGLGPQEEEEEAVKYDGPGLLVDVVEVGGGEVEVGGGEVEEGGRFRGSIILTSLEDSSSTSSNESK, from the exons ATGGGTGCCACAGGTACACACGACGATTCTAAAG GTACACACGACACTGTAAATGACGACATGGGTGCCACAG GTACACACGACGATTCCAAAGGTACACACGACACTGTGAATGACGACACGGGTGCCACAGGTACACACGACGATTCCAAAGGTACACACGACACTGTGAATGACGACACGGGTGCCACAGGTACACACGACGATTCCAAAGGTACACACGACACTGTGAATGACGACACGGGTGCCACAGGTACACACGACACTGTGAATGACGACACGGGCACCACAGGTACACACGACACAGGTGTACACAATGATCTCAAAGATACACACGACACTGTTATGCACGACACGGGTAGCACAGGTACACAAGACACAGGTACACAGACAGAGGTGCATGGCGATACAGAGGTGCATGAGATTACCTCCACTGGTTCACACGGCGAAGAAACACACATGAAcacgcacacaggtacacacgaAGGAAACATACACAGCGGGTTCACAGGTACACACAGcacgcacacaggtacacacataaGCATGCACAGCACAGGTACACACAGAATTGGTGCACACAGAAGTATGAACACAGGTGCACATGAAGGGAACACATACAGcacgcacacaggtacacacgcCGCTACAGGGCCACACGCTTCCACAGGTGCTACACAGGGTTGGTGGGACCTGATCGACCcaaggaaagaaggtgaagagagaagaacggaggaggaag attaccacgaccaccactttCGCTCAGGCCTCggaccacaagaagaagaagaggaagccgtGAAGTATGATGGGCCAGGATTgttggtggatgtggtggaggtaggtggaggagaggtggaggtaggaggaggagaggtggaggagggaggaaggttcaGGGGCAGCATCATTCTGACCTCCCTTGAAGACTCGTCCTCCACGTCCTCcaatgaaagtaaataa
- the LOC126980255 gene encoding filaggrin-2-like isoform X45 — translation MGATGTHDDSKGTHDTVNDDMGATGTHDDSKGTHDTVNDDTGATGTHDDSKGTHDTVNDDTGATGTHDTVNDDTGTTGTHDTGVHNDLKDTHDTVMHDTGSTGTQDTGTQTEVHGDTEVHEITSTGSHGEETHMNTHTGTHEGNIHSGFTGTHSTHTGTHISMHSTGTHRIGAHRSMNTGAHEGNTYSTHTGTHAATGPHASTGATQGWWDLIDPRKEGEERRTEEEDYHDHHFRSGLGPQEEEEEAVKYDGPGLLVDVVEVGGGEVEVGGGEVEEGGRFRGSIILTSLEDSSSTSSNESK, via the exons ATGGGTGCCACAGGTACACACGACGATTCTAAAG GTACACACGACACTGTAAATGACGACATGGGTGCCACAG GTACACACGACGATTCCAAAGGTACACACGACACTGTGAATGACGACACGGGTGCCACAGGTACACACGACGATTCCAAAGGTACACACGACACTGTGAATGACGACACGGGTGCCACAGGTACACACGACACTGTGAATGACGACACGGGCACCACAGGTACACACGACACAGGTGTACACAATGATCTCAAAGATACACACGACACTGTTATGCACGACACGGGTAGCACAGGTACACAAGACACAGGTACACAGACAGAGGTGCATGGCGATACAGAGGTGCATGAGATTACCTCCACTGGTTCACACGGCGAAGAAACACACATGAAcacgcacacaggtacacacgaAGGAAACATACACAGCGGGTTCACAGGTACACACAGcacgcacacaggtacacacataaGCATGCACAGCACAGGTACACACAGAATTGGTGCACACAGAAGTATGAACACAGGTGCACATGAAGGGAACACATACAGcacgcacacaggtacacacgcCGCTACAGGGCCACACGCTTCCACAGGTGCTACACAGGGTTGGTGGGACCTGATCGACCcaaggaaagaaggtgaagagagaagaacggaggaggaag attaccacgaccaccactttCGCTCAGGCCTCggaccacaagaagaagaagaggaagccgtGAAGTATGATGGGCCAGGATTgttggtggatgtggtggaggtaggtggaggagaggtggaggtaggaggaggagaggtggaggagggaggaaggttcaGGGGCAGCATCATTCTGACCTCCCTTGAAGACTCGTCCTCCACGTCCTCcaatgaaagtaaataa
- the LOC126980255 gene encoding uncharacterized protein LOC126980255 isoform X23 — protein sequence MGATGTHDDSKGTHDTVNDDMGATGTHDDSKGTHDTVNDDTGATGTHDTVNDDTGATGTHDDSKGTHDTVNDDTGATGTHDDSKGTHDTVNDDTGATGTHDDSKGTHDTVNDDTGATGTHDTVNDDTGTTGTHDTGVHNDLKDTHDTVMHDTGSTGTQDTGTQTEVHGDTEVHEITSTGSHGEETHMNTHTGTHEGNIHSGFTGTHSTHTGTHISMHSTGTHRIGAHRSMNTGAHEGNTYSTHTGTHAATGPHASTGATQGWWDLIDPRKEGEERRTEEEDYHDHHFRSGLGPQEEEEEAVKYDGPGLLVDVVEVGGGEVEVGGGEVEEGGRFRGSIILTSLEDSSSTSSNESK from the exons ATGGGTGCCACAGGTACACACGACGATTCTAAAG GTACACACGACACTGTAAATGACGACATGGGTGCCACAG GTACACACGACGATTCCAAAGGTACACACGACACTGTGAATGACGACACGGGTGCCACAGGTACACACGACACTGTGAATGACGACACGGGTGCCACAGGTACACACGACGATTCCAAAGGTACACACGACACTGTGAATGACGACACGGGTGCCACAGGTACACACGACGATTCCAAAGGTACACACGACACTGTGAATGACGACACGGGTGCCACAGGTACACACGACGATTCCAAAGGTACACACGACACTGTGAATGACGACACGGGTGCCACAGGTACACACGACACTGTGAATGACGACACGGGCACCACAGGTACACACGACACAGGTGTACACAATGATCTCAAAGATACACACGACACTGTTATGCACGACACGGGTAGCACAGGTACACAAGACACAGGTACACAGACAGAGGTGCATGGCGATACAGAGGTGCATGAGATTACCTCCACTGGTTCACACGGCGAAGAAACACACATGAAcacgcacacaggtacacacgaAGGAAACATACACAGCGGGTTCACAGGTACACACAGcacgcacacaggtacacacataaGCATGCACAGCACAGGTACACACAGAATTGGTGCACACAGAAGTATGAACACAGGTGCACATGAAGGGAACACATACAGcacgcacacaggtacacacgcCGCTACAGGGCCACACGCTTCCACAGGTGCTACACAGGGTTGGTGGGACCTGATCGACCcaaggaaagaaggtgaagagagaagaacggaggaggaag attaccacgaccaccactttCGCTCAGGCCTCggaccacaagaagaagaagaggaagccgtGAAGTATGATGGGCCAGGATTgttggtggatgtggtggaggtaggtggaggagaggtggaggtaggaggaggagaggtggaggagggaggaaggttcaGGGGCAGCATCATTCTGACCTCCCTTGAAGACTCGTCCTCCACGTCCTCcaatgaaagtaaataa
- the LOC126980255 gene encoding filaggrin-2-like isoform X27 translates to MGATGTHDDSKGTHDTVNDDTGATGTHDTMNDDTGATGTHDTVNDDTGATGTHDDSKGTHDTVNDDTGATGTHDTVNDDTGTTGTHDTGVHNDLKDTHDTVMHDTGSTGTQDTGTQTEVHGDTEVHEITSTGSHGEETHMNTHTGTHEGNIHSGFTGTHSTHTGTHISMHSTGTHRIGAHRSMNTGAHEGNTYSTHTGTHAATGPHASTGATQGWWDLIDPRKEGEERRTEEEDYHDHHFRSGLGPQEEEEEAVKYDGPGLLVDVVEVGGGEVEVGGGEVEEGGRFRGSIILTSLEDSSSTSSNESK, encoded by the exons ATGGGTGCCACAGGTACACACGACGATTCTAAAGGTACACACGACACTGTGAATGACGACACGGGTGCCACAG GTACACACGACACTATGAATGACGACACGGGTGCCACAG GTACACACGACACTGTGAATGACGACACGGGTGCCACAGGTACACACGACGATTCCAAAGGTACACACGACACTGTGAATGACGACACGGGTGCCACAGGTACACACGACACTGTGAATGACGACACGGGCACCACAGGTACACACGACACAGGTGTACACAATGATCTCAAAGATACACACGACACTGTTATGCACGACACGGGTAGCACAGGTACACAAGACACAGGTACACAGACAGAGGTGCATGGCGATACAGAGGTGCATGAGATTACCTCCACTGGTTCACACGGCGAAGAAACACACATGAAcacgcacacaggtacacacgaAGGAAACATACACAGCGGGTTCACAGGTACACACAGcacgcacacaggtacacacataaGCATGCACAGCACAGGTACACACAGAATTGGTGCACACAGAAGTATGAACACAGGTGCACATGAAGGGAACACATACAGcacgcacacaggtacacacgcCGCTACAGGGCCACACGCTTCCACAGGTGCTACACAGGGTTGGTGGGACCTGATCGACCcaaggaaagaaggtgaagagagaagaacggaggaggaag attaccacgaccaccactttCGCTCAGGCCTCggaccacaagaagaagaagaggaagccgtGAAGTATGATGGGCCAGGATTgttggtggatgtggtggaggtaggtggaggagaggtggaggtaggaggaggagaggtggaggagggaggaaggttcaGGGGCAGCATCATTCTGACCTCCCTTGAAGACTCGTCCTCCACGTCCTCcaatgaaagtaaataa
- the LOC126980255 gene encoding uncharacterized protein LOC126980255 isoform X11 yields MGATGTHDDSKGTHDTVNDDTGATGTHDTMNDDTGATGTHDTVNDDTGATGTHDDSKGTHDTVNDDTGATGTHDDSKGTHDTVNDDTGATGTHDTVNDDTGTTGTHDTGVHNDLKDTHDTVMHDTGSTGTQDTGTQTEVHGDTEVHEITSTGSHGEETHMNTHTGTHEGNIHSGFTGTHSTHTGTHISMHSTGTHRIGAHRSMNTGAHEGNTYSTHTGTHAATGPHASTGATQGWWDLIDPRKEGEERRTEEEDYHDHHFRSGLGPQEEEEEAVKYDGPGLLVDVVEVGGGEVEVGGGEVEEGGRFRGSIILTSLEDSSSTSSNESK; encoded by the exons ATGGGTGCCACAGGTACACACGACGATTCTAAAGGTACACACGACACTGTGAATGACGACACGGGTGCCACAG GTACACACGACACTATGAATGACGACACGGGTGCCACAG GTACACACGACACTGTGAATGACGACACGGGTGCCACAGGTACACACGACGATTCCAAAGGTACACACGACACTGTGAATGACGACACGGGTGCCACAGGTACACACGACGATTCCAAAGGTACACACGACACTGTGAATGACGACACGGGTGCCACAGGTACACACGACACTGTGAATGACGACACGGGCACCACAGGTACACACGACACAGGTGTACACAATGATCTCAAAGATACACACGACACTGTTATGCACGACACGGGTAGCACAGGTACACAAGACACAGGTACACAGACAGAGGTGCATGGCGATACAGAGGTGCATGAGATTACCTCCACTGGTTCACACGGCGAAGAAACACACATGAAcacgcacacaggtacacacgaAGGAAACATACACAGCGGGTTCACAGGTACACACAGcacgcacacaggtacacacataaGCATGCACAGCACAGGTACACACAGAATTGGTGCACACAGAAGTATGAACACAGGTGCACATGAAGGGAACACATACAGcacgcacacaggtacacacgcCGCTACAGGGCCACACGCTTCCACAGGTGCTACACAGGGTTGGTGGGACCTGATCGACCcaaggaaagaaggtgaagagagaagaacggaggaggaag attaccacgaccaccactttCGCTCAGGCCTCggaccacaagaagaagaagaggaagccgtGAAGTATGATGGGCCAGGATTgttggtggatgtggtggaggtaggtggaggagaggtggaggtaggaggaggagaggtggaggagggaggaaggttcaGGGGCAGCATCATTCTGACCTCCCTTGAAGACTCGTCCTCCACGTCCTCcaatgaaagtaaataa
- the LOC126980255 gene encoding uncharacterized protein LOC126980255 isoform X22: protein MGATGTHDDSKGTHDTVNDDTGATGTHDDSKGTHDTVNDDTGATGTHDTVNDDTGATGTHDDSKGTHDTVNDDTGATGTHDDSKGTHDTVNDDTGATGTHDDSKGTHDTVNDDTGATGTHDTVNDDTGTTGTHDTGVHNDLKDTHDTVMHDTGSTGTQDTGTQTEVHGDTEVHEITSTGSHGEETHMNTHTGTHEGNIHSGFTGTHSTHTGTHISMHSTGTHRIGAHRSMNTGAHEGNTYSTHTGTHAATGPHASTGATQGWWDLIDPRKEGEERRTEEEDYHDHHFRSGLGPQEEEEEAVKYDGPGLLVDVVEVGGGEVEVGGGEVEEGGRFRGSIILTSLEDSSSTSSNESK, encoded by the exons ATGGGTGCCACAGGTACACACGACGATTCTAAAGGTACACACGACACTGTGAATGACGACACGGGTGCCACAG GTACACACGACGATTCCAAAGGTACACACGACACTGTGAATGACGACACGGGTGCCACAGGTACACACGACACTGTGAATGACGACACGGGTGCCACAGGTACACACGACGATTCCAAAGGTACACACGACACTGTGAATGACGACACGGGTGCCACAGGTACACACGACGATTCCAAAGGTACACACGACACTGTGAATGACGACACGGGTGCCACAGGTACACACGACGATTCCAAAGGTACACACGACACTGTGAATGACGACACGGGTGCCACAGGTACACACGACACTGTGAATGACGACACGGGCACCACAGGTACACACGACACAGGTGTACACAATGATCTCAAAGATACACACGACACTGTTATGCACGACACGGGTAGCACAGGTACACAAGACACAGGTACACAGACAGAGGTGCATGGCGATACAGAGGTGCATGAGATTACCTCCACTGGTTCACACGGCGAAGAAACACACATGAAcacgcacacaggtacacacgaAGGAAACATACACAGCGGGTTCACAGGTACACACAGcacgcacacaggtacacacataaGCATGCACAGCACAGGTACACACAGAATTGGTGCACACAGAAGTATGAACACAGGTGCACATGAAGGGAACACATACAGcacgcacacaggtacacacgcCGCTACAGGGCCACACGCTTCCACAGGTGCTACACAGGGTTGGTGGGACCTGATCGACCcaaggaaagaaggtgaagagagaagaacggaggaggaag attaccacgaccaccactttCGCTCAGGCCTCggaccacaagaagaagaagaggaagccgtGAAGTATGATGGGCCAGGATTgttggtggatgtggtggaggtaggtggaggagaggtggaggtaggaggaggagaggtggaggagggaggaaggttcaGGGGCAGCATCATTCTGACCTCCCTTGAAGACTCGTCCTCCACGTCCTCcaatgaaagtaaataa
- the LOC126980255 gene encoding uncharacterized protein LOC126980255 isoform X9 yields MNDDTGATGTHDTVNDDMGATGTHDDSKGTHDTVNDDTGATGTHDTMNDDTGATGTHDDSKGTHDTVNDDTGATGTHDTVNDDTGATGTHDDSKGTHDTVNDDTGATGTHDDSKGTHDTVNDDTGATGTHDDSKGTHDTVNDDTGATGTHDTVNDDTGTTGTHDTGVHNDLKDTHDTVMHDTGSTGTQDTGTQTEVHGDTEVHEITSTGSHGEETHMNTHTGTHEGNIHSGFTGTHSTHTGTHISMHSTGTHRIGAHRSMNTGAHEGNTYSTHTGTHAATGPHASTGATQGWWDLIDPRKEGEERRTEEEDYHDHHFRSGLGPQEEEEEAVKYDGPGLLVDVVEVGGGEVEVGGGEVEEGGRFRGSIILTSLEDSSSTSSNESK; encoded by the exons ATGAATGACGACACGGGTGCCACAGGTACACACGACACTGTAAATGACGACATGGGTGCCACAGGTACACACGACGATTCTAAAGGTACACACGACACTGTGAATGACGACACGGGTGCCACAG GTACACACGACACTATGAATGACGACACGGGTGCCACAGGTACACACGACGATTCCAAAGGTACACACGACACTGTGAATGACGACACGGGTGCCACAGGTACACACGACACTGTGAATGACGACACGGGTGCCACAGGTACACACGACGATTCCAAAGGTACACACGACACTGTGAATGACGACACGGGTGCCACAGGTACACACGACGATTCCAAAGGTACACACGACACTGTGAATGACGACACGGGTGCCACAGGTACACACGACGATTCCAAAGGTACACACGACACTGTGAATGACGACACGGGTGCCACAGGTACACACGACACTGTGAATGACGACACGGGCACCACAGGTACACACGACACAGGTGTACACAATGATCTCAAAGATACACACGACACTGTTATGCACGACACGGGTAGCACAGGTACACAAGACACAGGTACACAGACAGAGGTGCATGGCGATACAGAGGTGCATGAGATTACCTCCACTGGTTCACACGGCGAAGAAACACACATGAAcacgcacacaggtacacacgaAGGAAACATACACAGCGGGTTCACAGGTACACACAGcacgcacacaggtacacacataaGCATGCACAGCACAGGTACACACAGAATTGGTGCACACAGAAGTATGAACACAGGTGCACATGAAGGGAACACATACAGcacgcacacaggtacacacgcCGCTACAGGGCCACACGCTTCCACAGGTGCTACACAGGGTTGGTGGGACCTGATCGACCcaaggaaagaaggtgaagagagaagaacggaggaggaag attaccacgaccaccactttCGCTCAGGCCTCggaccacaagaagaagaagaggaagccgtGAAGTATGATGGGCCAGGATTgttggtggatgtggtggaggtaggtggaggagaggtggaggtaggaggaggagaggtggaggagggaggaaggttcaGGGGCAGCATCATTCTGACCTCCCTTGAAGACTCGTCCTCCACGTCCTCcaatgaaagtaaataa
- the LOC126980255 gene encoding filaggrin-2-like isoform X13 — MGATGTHDDSKGTHDTVNDDTGATGTHDTMNDDTGATGTHDDSKGTHDTVNDDTGATGTHDTVNDDTGATGTHDDSKGTHDTVNDDTGATGTHDDSKGTHDTVNDDTGATGTHDDSKGTHDTVNDDTGATGTHDTVNDDTGTTGTHDTGVHNDLKDTHDTVMHDTGSTGTQDTGTQTEVHGDTEVHEITSTGSHGEETHMNTHTGTHEGNIHSGFTGTHSTHTGTHISMHSTGTHRIGAHRSMNTGAHEGNTYSTHTGTHAATGPHASTGATQGWWDLIDPRKEGEERRTEEEDYHDHHFRSGLGPQEEEEEAVKYDGPGLLVDVVEVGGGEVEVGGGEVEEGGRFRGSIILTSLEDSSSTSSNESK, encoded by the exons ATGGGTGCCACAGGTACACACGACGATTCTAAAGGTACACACGACACTGTGAATGACGACACGGGTGCCACAG GTACACACGACACTATGAATGACGACACGGGTGCCACAGGTACACACGACGATTCCAAAGGTACACACGACACTGTGAATGACGACACGGGTGCCACAGGTACACACGACACTGTGAATGACGACACGGGTGCCACAGGTACACACGACGATTCCAAAGGTACACACGACACTGTGAATGACGACACGGGTGCCACAGGTACACACGACGATTCCAAAGGTACACACGACACTGTGAATGACGACACGGGTGCCACAGGTACACACGACGATTCCAAAGGTACACACGACACTGTGAATGACGACACGGGTGCCACAGGTACACACGACACTGTGAATGACGACACGGGCACCACAGGTACACACGACACAGGTGTACACAATGATCTCAAAGATACACACGACACTGTTATGCACGACACGGGTAGCACAGGTACACAAGACACAGGTACACAGACAGAGGTGCATGGCGATACAGAGGTGCATGAGATTACCTCCACTGGTTCACACGGCGAAGAAACACACATGAAcacgcacacaggtacacacgaAGGAAACATACACAGCGGGTTCACAGGTACACACAGcacgcacacaggtacacacataaGCATGCACAGCACAGGTACACACAGAATTGGTGCACACAGAAGTATGAACACAGGTGCACATGAAGGGAACACATACAGcacgcacacaggtacacacgcCGCTACAGGGCCACACGCTTCCACAGGTGCTACACAGGGTTGGTGGGACCTGATCGACCcaaggaaagaaggtgaagagagaagaacggaggaggaag attaccacgaccaccactttCGCTCAGGCCTCggaccacaagaagaagaagaggaagccgtGAAGTATGATGGGCCAGGATTgttggtggatgtggtggaggtaggtggaggagaggtggaggtaggaggaggagaggtggaggagggaggaaggttcaGGGGCAGCATCATTCTGACCTCCCTTGAAGACTCGTCCTCCACGTCCTCcaatgaaagtaaataa
- the LOC126980255 gene encoding uncharacterized protein LOC126980255 isoform X12, with translation MGATGTHDDSKGTHDTVNDDTGATGTHDTMNDDTGATGTHDDSKGTHDTVNDDTGATGTHDTVNDDTGATGTHDDSKGTHDTVNDDTGATGTHDTVNDDTGTTGTHDTGVHNDLKDTHDTVMHDTGSTGTQDTGTQTEVHGDTEVHEITSTGSHGEETHMNTHTGTHEGNIHSGFTGTHSTHTGTHISMHSTGTHRIGAHRSMNTGAHEGNTYSTHTGTHAATGPHASTGATQGWWDLIDPRKEGEERRTEEEDYHDHHFRSGLGPQEEEEEAVKYDGPGLLVDVVEVGGGEVEVGGGEVEEGGRFRGSIILTSLEDSSSTSSNESK, from the exons ATGGGTGCCACAGGTACACACGACGATTCTAAAGGTACACACGACACTGTGAATGACGACACGGGTGCCACAG GTACACACGACACTATGAATGACGACACGGGTGCCACAGGTACACACGACGATTCCAAAGGTACACACGACACTGTGAATGACGACACGGGTGCCACAG GTACACACGACACTGTGAATGACGACACGGGTGCCACAGGTACACACGACGATTCCAAAGGTACACACGACACTGTGAATGACGACACGGGTGCCACAGGTACACACGACACTGTGAATGACGACACGGGCACCACAGGTACACACGACACAGGTGTACACAATGATCTCAAAGATACACACGACACTGTTATGCACGACACGGGTAGCACAGGTACACAAGACACAGGTACACAGACAGAGGTGCATGGCGATACAGAGGTGCATGAGATTACCTCCACTGGTTCACACGGCGAAGAAACACACATGAAcacgcacacaggtacacacgaAGGAAACATACACAGCGGGTTCACAGGTACACACAGcacgcacacaggtacacacataaGCATGCACAGCACAGGTACACACAGAATTGGTGCACACAGAAGTATGAACACAGGTGCACATGAAGGGAACACATACAGcacgcacacaggtacacacgcCGCTACAGGGCCACACGCTTCCACAGGTGCTACACAGGGTTGGTGGGACCTGATCGACCcaaggaaagaaggtgaagagagaagaacggaggaggaag attaccacgaccaccactttCGCTCAGGCCTCggaccacaagaagaagaagaggaagccgtGAAGTATGATGGGCCAGGATTgttggtggatgtggtggaggtaggtggaggagaggtggaggtaggaggaggagaggtggaggagggaggaaggttcaGGGGCAGCATCATTCTGACCTCCCTTGAAGACTCGTCCTCCACGTCCTCcaatgaaagtaaataa